The following DNA comes from Candidatus Neomarinimicrobiota bacterium.
TTATAAAATACTCAATTTCAAATGTTTGAAATGGTTCTGTTAAGGAAAGACTTCGTTCATAGGTAAGAAATAAATTGGATCTTAATCTTCGACTGAGCATTATAGTCCATTGTTCAGGAGGAGTGGATGCTGTAAAGGAGCCTCCTGTTCTTACCTCGATATCGTCAACCAGTCCTAATTGCGTTATTTGATTCTTTAATAGTCTTTCAAAATAAATTCCGAAAATGTTTACAGCCTCTCCAGTTAATTGTTGTCCTGTGAGTCCCGATTCAAGAGTTTGAACTTTTGCTAGATATTTAATGATATCGGCTTCGGAATATTTATCAGATATAAAGTGAAGTGTTGGATTATTCAATTCTCCACTTATCTGTACAGTTACATATTCGCTTGTGTATTTCCCATCGCCAGTGACAGTATCTGGAACAGCGATATTTACACCTGCTATTATATCAACCTGAGGGCTTGACAGTGAAGGATCAAAATATATATCTCCCTTTTCGATTACAAACTTATAGCCGAGATAATAGAAGTTACCTTTCCTTGTATGAAGTTCCCCTGAAATTTGGAGCGGCTCATTAATCTCTTTTGTAAGAAATAGTTCACCTTCCATCTGGCAGTCAAGCATACTGCTTTTGATATAGAGATTTGCGGGGAAGTTGATATGTATATTTATTGCAAGATTTTTCAAACTTTCGCTTCCTTCTGTCTCACTGGTTTTTAATAGCTCGCTTCTAATTATTAGTTCTTTGTTATTTACTTCACCTTCAATTTTTATAGTTTTATTGCCAGTGACTTTTAAGTTTCCGTCCATAATACCCTCATATTCTCCGAGGAAGGTTCTGAAATAGAGGTCTTTGCCATTTAGATTTAAGTTTAAAACTGGTTTGAAAGGATTTGAGATATCAATATCACCCGATATGGTAATATTTGGATATGAGGATTTTTTTGATGAAGGTTTAAAAATCTTTGATAAATATTTACCAATTCTATTAAATACACCCTTATATTGAGGCTTTTCTCTTTTTGTAAAACCGGATAATGAAATTATTTTTATTTTATTATTCTCTATAATTCCACTACCAACAAGGCTCGTTATAGGATTTTCGATGAAACTTAGGTATAGAACGTCAGTTTTCGCATTAATATTTCCACGATAAACAATAGAGTCTGGTGTGTTTGAAAGATTTAAAGCAATGGCATAATCTCCGATTATGTTTTGAAATATCTGACCATATTTTGTTAAAAATTCAAGAGTATTACTTTTGGCAGAAATATTCACATTTATTGTTGAATCTTTTAGCATTTTAATTTCTAAAGGATTGATGCTGACAGAATAGGGGATAAATCCATAAGCTTTATAATTTGAGCTATCCTCAGCAATAATTGCATCTGTTAATATTAGATTTTTCTCAGCATATCTCCCTTTTATATACATTGTATCCGCATCTAATTTATCGAAGACCGGATCTTTTATCCCAAGATTAATGTCAAGTTGGGGATTGTTAAGTATCCCTGTTACGTTTATAAAACCATTAATTTTACCCCTTTTGTTTATACCTTTGAAAAATACTGGATCAAGGTAAGTTATGTCGAAACTATCGGATTTAATAGATATTGAGATACTGTCATTTCGGGCAAGAATTCGGTCTATAATTGTTGTTGGTTGCCTCTTTCTGATATAACCTGATATTGATAAAATACCATTATATTTATCTATAAGGTTTAATCTATTTATTAAAATTTTATTAACATTGTAGGATATTTCACCATATGCTGAATTATAACTATATCCATTGTATTTAAAATTGTCTATATAGAATAATGCTTTTGCATTTTTGTCCTTATTAAAATTTACTATTACTTTCGATTTTAGAGTTCCGTCAATGTCATTTTTAACTCCTAAAATGTCGGTAAGTTTTCCAATGTTAATGTTAGATATACGTGAATTTATGAAAAAATGCTTTCTTTTATATATTTCGGCATTTATTTCAAAATAGCCCGAGTCTATTGAGACTCTTGAGCTTTTGACTTTTATTGTATCATTATACAATCCGATATAAATTGGTGTTGAATTTTTAATAATTGCATCATGGTAGTTAGCATGTAAGTTATCAACTATAAATTGTTTAAACGCTATGATTTTCCCTGATAGTGAAACAGATTTAGTTCTATCATATGATTGAAGATTATCTATAAATATTGTATCATTTTTAATATGTGTAAAGATATTTGATGTTGGTATTTTTCTTCCCAATGGTTTTATTATTGCTTTGCTGAATTCTATGTCAATATTACCAAATCTTTTATTGGATGAATATACATAGCCAAATCTTGCCATAAAATCACTAAGGGTAAAGTGGTTTGAATCAAGAGAATCTATTTTGATCCATCCCTTTATATCAGGTTTATTTACATCACCTGATACATTAAAATAGCAATTTCCCTTGCCTGTGAGTTTTGATGATTTAATCAAGTACGAGAAATTCGATAGTTTTTTCACCTGGGCATATGCTTCGGCATTGATATAATTAGAAGATAGATCATATTTACCTCTTATGTATATTTTATTTCCATAAACATTTAAAAAAAGTGTATCAGTAATCGATACTATATTGTTTTTAAATAGAAATTTCCCCTTTATATCAGTTACTTTTTGGTTTTTTACTTTTATAAAATCAAAGTCTGTTTTTATTTTAAATTCAATGGGAATATATTCCTTTACTTTTTTGCTGGTAATAAAGATACTACCTGTCGAGGATAGAGGGGTATTAAAGTTGTACAGTTGATTAATCGAGGCATCAGTAAATTGTATTTTTGCATATATTGTATCATCTCTTACTATGAAGAATTTACCCGAATATGAGCTGTTTTCTAGTCTTGCAGATAGATTATTTATTATTATTGTATCATTGTTAACTATGCAATCCAGTACTCCATTGTTTAATGATTTGTTTAGCATTTTTCCGCTAAATATCCCGTAGAAATTTATCCTTGACTTTTCTATTGATGTTTTTCCTTTTATATTTAAGAAATCATCTTGATTTGGAAATTTGTATGATGTCTTGAACCTTTCAGAAAGAATAATATTTTGAACGTTTAAGTCTAGTTCTCCTTTTAAATTTAAAAAATCTATTATACCACTAAGCTTTATTATAGAACTCTTATTTTTTAGATTAAATTTTTCAACGTTTATAATATTTTTTGAATAGACAAATTGTGCATTGGTAAGGTTAAATGATTCCCGATAGGTAGGAATGTGTAGATATGAATCATTTAATTTAACGGTAACTTTATCATTCTGTATATTAATTTTTGATCTAACGAATGCCGAATCAATAACAATATTGTCATTATTATAGATATTGAGATTATTTAATTCTACCTTTTTAATCGTTGTTACGGTGTTTTTTTCACCCTTTTTAGTTTTTTTTGTAGGAGTTTTATCTGTTTTAAATTTAAATGGTAAATATATGTTTGTGTTTTTTAATTTGATTTTTGATATCGTAGGTGTTTTTGTAAGGAAAGATAAGAGGCTGAACCTTATTAAAAATGTATCAGTCTGGCAGATTAACTTGTTATTTGAAGCGTTAAAAATATCTACACCATAGAAATCGAAACCTGAGATAAGGCTACCCTTTATACTTTTTGCCTTCAAGTTTATATTTAATGAAGTCAGCTGTTTATTGAAGTAGTCAAGGAAATATGAATCCCAGTATTGAATATGATGCAAGAGGTATACACCCGATATGACAAGAAATATTGCTAATAATGTGATTATTACTAATATTTTAATAAGTGTATTCATATCTATTCTAAATATGCCCCTTTTGGGAAAATTGTATAATTAATTCTAATTTCCCGAATGCTAAGCCTTTCATCAAATTACAACCATAAAATTAATAAATTTTTGACAAAATATGACATTTATGTTTGGATTCTGGTTAAGTGATTCCTATAAAGTTTTCTCTGTTTTTTAGGTTTTTATTGGTAATGTTTTCGATAATAAAAGTAATTGATGGCTGAGCAAATTTAATTTTATTTGAATAGGTAAATATTTGAAAATAACCACCTATCTTATATGGAAGAGGAAAGGTAATGTATATTATACAAGGGGTTAGTATTGGAGACAGGGTAGTAATTCTAAATGATTCAAGACTATGGGGGATATATTTACATGAATAATTCAATTGGGATATTGATTAGAAAAACAAAAAGAAGACTCAAGAAATGGAGATGTTTCAAGGCAAAATACCTGTTTTTATTACTTATTCTTTGTATTTAAAGCGCAAAACAAGAAATATTTATCAAGGAAATTGAAAAGCTGGGAGTGCCATTTTAGCGCCCGTTTGAGTTATTTGAATTACACAGAGGGCGAGCCATTGGAAACGCAATTATATTATCTCTATAGGTTTCAAGAAAAGGCTTTTCTTAAATCAAAGACAATCAACTTGAATCTAACCCATTTCCTTTATTTTTGATACTATTATATGTATATTTTTTCTTAGCAGTATGAGTTCTATGATGAAGTGGTTTAAATTAATTTTTATATATTGGTTGATAATAGTAAAAATAATTGCCAATAGTTTTCCGATTTATCGGTTTGAGCATATTTCAACTCGACAAGGACTTTCACATAATACAGTTATTGAGATTATTCAGGACGAGCAGGGCTTTATGTGGTTTGGTACATTGAATGGATTAAATAGGTATGACGGGTATGAATTTAAAGTATACTTACCCATTCCACGTGATAGTACTACTC
Coding sequences within:
- a CDS encoding translocation/assembly module TamB domain-containing protein; amino-acid sequence: MNTLIKILVIITLLAIFLVISGVYLLHHIQYWDSYFLDYFNKQLTSLNINLKAKSIKGSLISGFDFYGVDIFNASNNKLICQTDTFLIRFSLLSFLTKTPTISKIKLKNTNIYLPFKFKTDKTPTKKTKKGEKNTVTTIKKVELNNLNIYNNDNIVIDSAFVRSKINIQNDKVTVKLNDSYLHIPTYRESFNLTNAQFVYSKNIINVEKFNLKNKSSIIKLSGIIDFLNLKGELDLNVQNIILSERFKTSYKFPNQDDFLNIKGKTSIEKSRINFYGIFSGKMLNKSLNNGVLDCIVNNDTIIINNLSARLENSSYSGKFFIVRDDTIYAKIQFTDASINQLYNFNTPLSSTGSIFITSKKVKEYIPIEFKIKTDFDFIKVKNQKVTDIKGKFLFKNNIVSITDTLFLNVYGNKIYIRGKYDLSSNYINAEAYAQVKKLSNFSYLIKSSKLTGKGNCYFNVSGDVNKPDIKGWIKIDSLDSNHFTLSDFMARFGYVYSSNKRFGNIDIEFSKAIIKPLGRKIPTSNIFTHIKNDTIFIDNLQSYDRTKSVSLSGKIIAFKQFIVDNLHANYHDAIIKNSTPIYIGLYNDTIKVKSSRVSIDSGYFEINAEIYKRKHFFINSRISNINIGKLTDILGVKNDIDGTLKSKVIVNFNKDKNAKALFYIDNFKYNGYSYNSAYGEISYNVNKILINRLNLIDKYNGILSISGYIRKRQPTTIIDRILARNDSISISIKSDSFDITYLDPVFFKGINKRGKINGFINVTGILNNPQLDINLGIKDPVFDKLDADTMYIKGRYAEKNLILTDAIIAEDSSNYKAYGFIPYSVSINPLEIKMLKDSTINVNISAKSNTLEFLTKYGQIFQNIIGDYAIALNLSNTPDSIVYRGNINAKTDVLYLSFIENPITSLVGSGIIENNKIKIISLSGFTKREKPQYKGVFNRIGKYLSKIFKPSSKKSSYPNITISGDIDISNPFKPVLNLNLNGKDLYFRTFLGEYEGIMDGNLKVTGNKTIKIEGEVNNKELIIRSELLKTSETEGSESLKNLAINIHINFPANLYIKSSMLDCQMEGELFLTKEINEPLQISGELHTRKGNFYYLGYKFVIEKGDIYFDPSLSSPQVDIIAGVNIAVPDTVTGDGKYTSEYVTVQISGELNNPTLHFISDKYSEADIIKYLAKVQTLESGLTGQQLTGEAVNIFGIYFERLLKNQITQLGLVDDIEVRTGGSFTASTPPEQWTIMLSRRLRSNLFLTYERSLSLTEPFQTFEIEYFINPNFSIVGNVDSQGLIHIRYKYKYRY